A genomic segment from Saprospiraceae bacterium encodes:
- a CDS encoding phospho-N-acetylmuramoyl-pentapeptide-transferase: protein MLYYLFQFTEKLFHLPGGRLFQYISFRAGLAIILSLIISMVFGNRIIRLLRKLQIGETVRDLGLDGQKQKEGTPTMGGIIIILAILIPCLLLCKLENVYIQVMLFTTIWMGLIGFADDYIKVFLKDKEGLKAIFKILGQVVCGLVIALVMLYHEKVLVRMPKAEALKMKYTVEEEFTTWDAIRNQTHEYVYVKTQLTNVPFLKGNRFDYYWISEFFGDNNHLWMWLIFIPIVIFIVTAVSNAANLTDGLDGLATGVSAIIAITLAILAYVSGNAIVADYLNIFYLPYSGELVVFSAAFLGSCIGFLWYNSFPAKVFMGDTGSLAIGGIIAALAILLRKELLIPLFCGVFFVENLSVVLQVSYFKYTRRKYGEGKRIFLMSPLHHHFQKKGMHEATIAVRFWIITVILSVLTIITLKIR from the coding sequence ATGTTATATTACTTATTTCAATTTACAGAAAAATTATTTCACCTTCCAGGTGGTAGGCTCTTTCAATATATTTCTTTTAGGGCTGGTCTTGCAATAATTTTATCCCTTATAATTTCAATGGTTTTTGGTAATCGGATCATCCGATTGTTGAGAAAATTACAAATAGGAGAAACGGTTCGTGATCTTGGATTGGATGGTCAAAAGCAAAAGGAGGGTACCCCAACTATGGGCGGTATTATTATTATCCTTGCTATTTTAATTCCTTGCTTGCTTTTGTGTAAATTAGAAAATGTGTACATCCAGGTCATGTTATTCACTACAATCTGGATGGGTTTGATAGGATTTGCTGATGATTATATAAAAGTATTTTTAAAAGATAAAGAAGGCTTAAAAGCCATTTTTAAAATTCTTGGTCAGGTTGTTTGTGGATTAGTTATTGCTTTGGTCATGCTTTACCATGAGAAGGTATTGGTCAGAATGCCTAAAGCAGAAGCTTTAAAAATGAAATACACCGTCGAAGAAGAGTTTACCACATGGGACGCTATTCGGAATCAGACCCATGAATATGTTTATGTAAAAACGCAACTTACAAATGTTCCATTTCTGAAGGGGAATCGCTTTGATTACTATTGGATTTCAGAATTTTTTGGAGACAATAATCATCTTTGGATGTGGCTTATTTTTATACCTATAGTGATATTTATTGTTACTGCAGTTTCAAATGCAGCCAATTTAACAGATGGTTTGGATGGATTAGCCACGGGTGTTTCTGCAATCATTGCAATTACGCTGGCCATTTTAGCTTATGTTTCTGGAAATGCAATTGTTGCAGATTATCTGAACATTTTTTATCTGCCATATAGTGGAGAACTGGTAGTGTTTTCTGCAGCTTTCCTTGGCTCATGTATTGGGTTTTTATGGTATAATTCATTTCCTGCAAAAGTTTTTATGGGGGATACAGGCAGCCTTGCAATTGGGGGCATCATTGCTGCACTTGCAATTTTACTTAGAAAGGAATTATTGATTCCCTTATTCTGTGGCGTATTCTTCGTAGAAAATCTTTCTGTTGTTTTGCAAGTGAGCTACTTTAAATATACTCGTAGAAAATATGGGGAAGGTAAACGTATTTTTCTAATGTCTCCATTACATCATCATTTTCAAAAAAAGGGAATGCATGAAGCAACTATTGCCGTTAGATTCTGGATCATAACTGTAATCTTATCTGTACTTACCATCATTACACTAAAAATCAGATAA
- the murD gene encoding UDP-N-acetylmuramoyl-L-alanine--D-glutamate ligase: MLLIIGAGESGIGAALLAKKLGMIALVSDANLIRDSFKNELISSEIDFEEGGHQMAFEITPEFVVKSPGISDQTEIIEHFSKNGVEIISEIEFAYRHCNAFIIGVTGSNGKTTTTNLIYHILVTAGKNVVKAGNVGHSFARALSQKNWEFVVLELSSFQLDGIKKFKPDIAVLLNITPDHLDRYQNSFEKYVASKFRITLNQDSKNHFIVYGNDEAIKNYLLLHPSNAKTLNCIPELTDSEDLLENNLPILNLNRSSLKGKHNAINALCAVKAAKLLDIADGIIQEAIDSFVNDPHRLEFVVSINGVDFINDSKATNVDSVFWALDAMKKRVVWIAGGQDKGNDYTVLEPLVKKKVSSLIAMGVDNRKLLDAFGKIIPTIRDTHNLEDAVKNAMECAQEGDVVLLSPACASFDLFKNYEDRGTQFKEAVRKLKVLQL, encoded by the coding sequence ATGTTGTTAATAATAGGAGCGGGTGAAAGCGGTATCGGAGCAGCATTGCTGGCAAAAAAGTTAGGAATGATCGCATTGGTGAGTGATGCAAATCTCATTCGGGACTCGTTTAAAAATGAATTAATTTCAAGTGAAATAGATTTTGAAGAAGGAGGACACCAAATGGCTTTTGAGATTACACCAGAATTTGTGGTTAAAAGTCCAGGAATTTCCGATCAGACCGAAATCATTGAACATTTTTCAAAAAATGGAGTTGAAATCATTTCTGAAATTGAATTTGCTTATCGCCATTGTAACGCATTTATCATTGGTGTAACCGGTAGTAATGGAAAAACGACCACTACAAATCTGATATATCACATATTGGTTACTGCAGGAAAAAATGTAGTCAAAGCAGGAAATGTTGGGCACTCTTTTGCAAGGGCCTTGAGTCAGAAAAACTGGGAATTTGTTGTTCTGGAACTTAGCAGTTTTCAATTAGACGGTATTAAAAAATTTAAACCGGATATAGCAGTCCTGTTAAATATTACTCCGGATCATCTGGACAGATACCAGAATAGTTTTGAAAAATATGTAGCTTCCAAATTTAGAATCACCTTAAACCAGGATTCGAAAAACCATTTTATTGTATATGGAAACGATGAAGCTATAAAAAATTATTTGTTATTGCATCCATCAAATGCAAAGACACTAAACTGTATTCCGGAATTAACAGATTCTGAGGATTTGCTGGAAAACAATTTGCCAATTTTAAATTTAAACCGTTCAAGTTTAAAGGGAAAACACAATGCAATTAACGCCTTGTGCGCGGTTAAGGCAGCAAAGCTTTTAGATATTGCGGATGGAATCATTCAAGAAGCTATTGATAGTTTTGTGAATGACCCACATCGCCTGGAGTTTGTAGTTTCTATAAATGGAGTTGATTTTATTAATGATAGCAAAGCAACCAATGTTGATTCTGTATTTTGGGCTTTGGATGCAATGAAAAAACGGGTGGTATGGATCGCTGGAGGTCAAGATAAAGGAAATGATTATACCGTCTTGGAGCCATTGGTTAAGAAGAAAGTAAGTTCATTAATTGCGATGGGAGTAGATAACCGTAAGTTACTGGATGCATTTGGAAAGATAATTCCTACGATTAGAGACACACATAACCTGGAAGATGCTGTCAAAAATGCAATGGAGTGCGCACAGGAAGGAGATGTAGTCTTGTTGTCACCTGCTTGCGCAAGTTTTGATTTATTTAAAAACTATGAAGACAGAGGTACACAATTTAAAGAAGCTGTTAGAAAACTGAAAGTTCTGCAATTATGA
- a CDS encoding UDP-N-acetylmuramoyl-L-alanyl-D-glutamate--2,6-diaminopimelate ligase has translation MKSLGNLLSGIAGFELKGPVDKTIDGFEFDSRHAKRGIVFVARNGVQFDGHDFIESAIHQGCEVIICEKFPANCIETICYIKANSIPDLLAEIMHRFYDFQLHGIQLIGVTGTNGKTTIASLLFQLFTKLGFKCGLLSTVENILVDEVIPATHTTPDQIRLYELLHKMVQKQCAYVFMEVSSHALDQGRVTGLNFCAGIFTNITHDHLDYHKTFKAYIAAKKLFFDRLPTNSFALINSDDPNGWVMVQNTKARKVSYAMSGLADYRARILENGFDGLHLKFNEQEWHARLVGEFNAYNLLAVYACAIELGFAGEEVLLKMSELYPPQGRLDWIRNEQTGKIGIVDYAHTPDALDKILKAIKSIRNVDQKIITVIGCGGDRDTKKRPVMGSIASVESDLVILTSDNPRSEDPDQIIKQMESGIPENRKKIYLIIEDRSQAIKTACTLAAANDIILVAGKGHENYQEIKGKKFAFDDKQILKTYLLNL, from the coding sequence TTGAAAAGTTTGGGAAATCTTCTATCGGGCATTGCAGGTTTTGAATTAAAAGGTCCTGTTGATAAAACGATTGATGGATTTGAGTTTGATTCAAGGCATGCAAAGAGAGGAATTGTATTTGTAGCCCGGAATGGAGTTCAATTTGATGGTCATGATTTTATAGAGTCAGCCATTCATCAAGGTTGTGAAGTAATTATTTGTGAGAAGTTTCCAGCGAATTGTATTGAAACCATTTGTTATATAAAAGCAAATTCGATACCAGATTTGTTGGCCGAAATAATGCACAGGTTTTATGACTTCCAATTGCATGGAATTCAATTGATAGGTGTTACCGGAACCAATGGAAAAACAACGATTGCAAGTTTACTGTTTCAATTGTTTACAAAATTGGGATTTAAATGTGGTTTGTTGTCAACGGTAGAAAATATTTTGGTTGATGAGGTTATACCAGCAACACATACAACACCTGATCAAATACGTTTGTATGAATTGCTGCATAAAATGGTTCAGAAACAATGTGCTTATGTTTTTATGGAAGTGAGTTCACATGCTTTGGATCAAGGTCGGGTTACAGGTTTGAATTTTTGTGCCGGGATCTTTACTAACATAACGCACGATCATTTGGATTATCATAAAACATTTAAAGCATATATAGCGGCTAAGAAATTGTTTTTTGATCGGTTACCAACCAATTCATTTGCCTTAATTAATTCGGATGATCCGAATGGATGGGTCATGGTTCAAAATACAAAAGCACGAAAAGTTAGTTATGCCATGTCAGGATTGGCTGATTATAGAGCCAGAATTCTTGAAAATGGTTTTGATGGCTTGCATTTAAAGTTTAATGAGCAAGAATGGCATGCCAGGTTGGTTGGAGAATTTAATGCATATAATCTTTTAGCAGTTTATGCATGTGCTATAGAACTTGGTTTTGCAGGAGAAGAAGTGTTATTAAAAATGTCAGAATTGTATCCTCCTCAAGGTCGTTTGGATTGGATACGTAATGAGCAAACTGGTAAAATAGGCATTGTAGATTATGCACATACACCGGATGCTTTGGATAAAATATTAAAAGCAATTAAGAGTATCCGGAATGTGGATCAAAAAATTATAACTGTTATAGGTTGTGGAGGTGACAGAGATACAAAAAAAAGGCCCGTCATGGGAAGTATTGCTTCTGTTGAAAGTGATTTAGTGATTTTAACATCAGATAATCCGAGGTCTGAAGATCCGGATCAAATAATAAAACAAATGGAATCAGGTATTCCTGAAAATAGAAAAAAGATCTATTTGATAATTGAAGATCGTTCCCAAGCAATTAAAACAGCTTGTACTCTTGCCGCAGCAAATGATATTATTTTGGTTGCTGGAAAGGGACATGAAAATTATCAAGAAATCAAGGGCAAAAAGTTTGCTTTTGATGACAAACAAATTTTGAAAACATATTTGTTAAACTTATAA